The region CGCCGGTGCGCTGGGAGCGCGTCGTGGTCCTGGGCGACTCGGTCGCCGAAGGCGTGCGCGAGCCGTCGCCCGGCTACCGCGACCTGTCGTGGGTCGACCGGCTGCGGGTCGCGTTCGGCCTCGCGCGCCCCGGCGCGACGCTGTTCAACCTCGGCCGCCGCGACCTGCGCGCGGCCGAGATCCGGGCTGCGCAGCTCGCGCCCGCGCTGGCGCTGCGGCCCGGCCTGGCGATCGTGACCGCCGGCGGCAACGACGGGCTGCGGCGGCGCTTCGATCCCGCCGCGCTGGAGCAGGAGCTGCGCGCGCTGCTGACGCCGTTCCGGGAGGCGGGCGCCGACGTGCTGACGTTCGACCTGTATGACATGACGGTCAACCCCTACATGTCGGAGCGGTTCGCGCCGGTCATCGGCCCGGGCATGGAGATCGTCACCGCGATCACGCGCAAGGTCAGCGCCGAGGTCGGCGGCATCCACGCGCGCCTGCGCGAAGGGCCGGCCGCGCTGGACACGGACCGCTTCAGCAGCGACGGCATCCACCTCAACGCGCGCGGCCACGGGATCGTCGCGACCGACCTGGCGCGCGCTCTGGGAGGAGCGGCGGGCCAGGCGGTCTGACGAAACGGAGCGGGCGGGGCCTCTAGGCCGTCGCGGCGGCGCCGCGGGCGGCCTGGACGGCCTCGGCGAGGCGCGAGACGCCCTCGTCGATCTGGTCCTCGGTGACGCCCGAGTACGCGAGGCGCAGCGTGTTCTCGCCGCCCTCCAGGAGGAAGTCCGTGCCCTTGACGATCGCGACGCCGCGGGCGTTGCACTCCTCGAAGACGCGGTCGATCTCGGTGCCCTCGGGCAGCTCGACCCACATGAAGTAGCCGCCCTCGGGCGCCTGGAACCTCGCCTCGGGCAGGTCGCGCGCGAGCGCCTCGGTCAGGCGCTTCACGCGACCGGCCAGCGCGGACTTCACGGTGGCGATCGACTTGTCGATGTCGCCGCTCTCGCAGAACTGGTGGACCAGCGACTGGGCCACCATGTTGGGCGAGATGTAGGTGTTGGTCGCCAGCCGCTGGATCTCGGCGATCCGCTCGGCCGGGCCGACCAGGTAGCCGACGCGGATGCCCGGGCAGACGGTCTTGGAGAACGACGAGGCGTAGACGACCGAGCCCGTCGTGTCCTGCGACAGCATCGTCGGCAGCGACTCGCCGCTGAAGCGGATGTCGACGTACGGGTCGTCCTCGAAGATCACGAAGCCGAACTCGCCCGCCAGGCGCAGCAGCGCCTCGCGCTTGGGCTGGGAGAGCGTGTAGCCCGCCGGGTTCTGGAAGTTGGGGATGACGTGGGCCAGCGTCGGGCGCACGCCCTCGTCGCGCAGCAGCGACTCGAGCTCGTCGGTCGCGATGCCGTCGGTCTCCAGCGAGACCATGCGCACGTCGGCGCCCCTGCCGCGCAGGTTCAGCAGCGTGCGGTCGTAGGTCGGCTTCTCGACGACCACCGGGTCGCCCGGCTTGACGAGCGTCTCGAACAGGAACGCGTCGGCCTGCATCGAGCCGTTGGTGACGATCACCTGCGACGTGTCGACGCCGTGCTTGTTGGCGATCCACTCGCGCAGCGGGCCGTAGCCGACCGCCGTGCCGTAGGCCGTCGTGCCGGCCGGATCGCGCTCGAAGGCGCGCGTCGCCGCGGCCTTCAGGCCCTCCACGTCGACGATGTCCAGCGAGGGTGCGCCGCGGGCGAAGGAGATCACGTCAGGCATCGTTCCCCGATCGTAGCGAGGCGGGTCGTCCGGCAGGGTGGCGATCCTGGGTATGTGAGGCGAGTGCCCGCTGCGGAAGTCGTGTTGGTGGAGGACTCGGTCCCCTATGCCCGGTTGATCGAGCTGATCCTGGCCGACGCCATGCCCGGTGGGCTGGAGACGCGCCACTTCGACACCGTGGGTCGTGCGGTCCAGGATCTGCAGTCCCGGCCGGCTGACTGCGTGCTGCTCGACCTCGGCCTGCCGGACGCCCGCGGGCTGGAGGCGTTGTCGATGGTGTTGGGCGCCGCGAGCGGCGTCCCGGTGATCGTGCTGAGCGGCCACGACGACGAGGAGCTGGCGGTCGACGCGATCCGCGCGGGCGCCCAGGACTACCTCGTCAAGGGCCAGGAGCGGTCGTCGGCCCGGTTCGTCCGCGCGATCCGGTTCGCGATCGAGCGGCGGCGGACGCAGGAGCGCGCCGAGGACCTGCTGCGCGCCAAGGAGGACCGCTGGCGCACGCTGACGCACCTGGCGCCGGTGGGGATCGTCGAGCTCGACGAGGCGGGGCGCTGCCTGTTCGCCAACGACTGGGTGGGCGAGCTGACGGGGAGGGAGAACGCGGCGCTGATCGGCGACGGCTGGCGCGCGGCGATGCATCCCGACGACGTCGATCCGTTCGGGATCGCGTGGACCGGCGCGCTGGCCGAGGACGGCGACGGCGAGTTCGCGGTCGAGGTCCGGTTCGTCGCGCCCGACGGGGTCGTGCGCTGGGCGCACGTGACCGGCGTGCTGCTGCGCGACCCGTGGGACCGGCCGGCGGGCTGGCTCGGGACGCTCGTGGACGTCACGCCGGCGCGCGAGGCGCGCGAGACGCTCGCGCGGGTGCAACATGATGTCCTTGCGATCGCCGCGCTGGCGCGCGAGGCGGGCGTCGCGGAGGAGCCGGTCGACGTGCTGCTGCACGGCGCCTGCGACGTGCTGCGCGCGAGCGACGTCGAGCTGCTGGAGGGCGAGCCGCCTGTCGTCGCCGACCAAGGACAGGTGGTCGATCGCCCGGTCCTGCGCGGGGACGTGGCGCTGGGCGTCCTGCGCGTCACGTGGGACACGCACCAGGACGGGCGCGAGCTGCTGGTCGAGGTGCTGGCCGCCGAGGTCGGTGCGGCGGTCGAGCGCCGCCGGCTGCTGGAGCGCCTGCGCGACCTGGCCCGGACCGACCCGCTGACGGGGCTGGCGAACCGGCGGCTGTGGGACGAGCGCCTGACCGTCGAGCTGGCCCGCGCGGCGCGCTACGACCGACCCCTATGCCTTGCCGCGATCGACCTCGACCGCTTCAAGCCCTACAACGACACCCACGGCCACCAGGCCGGCGACGCGCTGCTGAAGGCCGCGACGGCCGGCTGGCGCGGCGTGCTGCGCGGGGTGGACCTGCTGGCGCGCCTGGGCGGCGACGAGTTCGCCGTGTTGTTGCCCGACTGCGACCTGGACTGCGCGCAGACGATCGTCGCGCGCCTGCAGGGCGTGACGCCCGGCGGCCCCGAGGGCGTCGGCTGCTCGGCCGGCCTGGTCCGCTGGGAGCCCGGCGAGTCCGCCGACGCCGTGACCGCCCGCGCCGACGCCGCGCTCTACGCGGCCAAGGCCGACGGGCGCGGCGGCATCACGGTCGCCTAGGCGAAGAGGTCCTGGCCGATCCAGCCGGCCTTGCCGCCGGTCCCGCGCGGGGCGTAGAAGTAGCCGCCGCCGACGTGGGTGAAGTAGTCGGTCATCGGCTCGCCGGCGAGGCGGTTCTGGACCGTGGCGAACTGGCGGGCGGGGTCCTGGTTGTAGGCCATGAACACCATGCCCTGGTCCAGGGATCCGGCGCTGTCGAAGCCGCGGTGGTAGTTGTAGGGACGGCGCAGGAAGCGCTGGTCCTCGGTCGCCCTCGTGCGCGGGTTGGCGAGGCGGATGTGCGCGTCGAGCGGGATCCGGTCGCCCTTGGGGTCGATGTCGTAGCGCGGGTCCTGGAACTCGTCGTCGCCGCCCAGCGGCGCGCCCGTGTCGCGCGTGCGGCCGATCATCGTCTCCTGCTCGCGCAGGCCGACGCGGTCCCAGAACTCGACGTGCATCCGGATCAGGCGGACGACCTGGTAGCTGCCGCCCTGCGCGTCCCACACGAGCCGCCGCATCGCCGCGTCGTCGCGGACGTCCGGGTTGGCCGTGCCGTCGCGGAACGCGAACAGGTTGCGCGGCGAGGCCCTCGGCGTCGGCCCGCGGCGCGCGCCCGCGAAGCCGTCGACCGCCCAGCGCAGCTCCAGCGCGCCGCGCGTGGCGCGCATGATCTCGCGCAGCGTGTGGACGACCGTGTCGCGCTGGTTGGCGCAGATCTGCACGAGGACGTCGCCGTGGGTCTGGCTCGCGTCGAGGTCCTCGCCCGCGAACGGCGGCATCCGCTCCAGCTTCTCGGGCTTCTTGTCCTTCAACCCGTAGCGGTCGTCGAACAGCGAGACGCCGAAGCCGATCGTGACCGTCAGCCCGCCGGGCGCGATGTCCGGGCCCAGGACGCCGGAGTCGACCGGCGGGTCGTCGACCTCGAAGCGCGGCGTGACACCGCCGACGGCCAGCGTGCGCGCCCGCGCGCTCAGCGCCTGCAAGGCGTACATCAACGTGGTGCGGTCGGGCGCGACCGCGTCGAGTGCGGCGACCGTCGCGTGCGCCTGGACGGGCGTGAGGATCCCGCCCTGGTGCGGGCCGTCGAAGGCGACGGTGTCGAGGATGCCGTTCTCGATGCCCTGCTCGCGCGCCGTCTCGGCGACGTCGTCGTCGGCGCGCGCGGTCGCGGGGCCGCTCAGGCGCTCGGCGCCGAGCGCGCCCGCTCCGGCGGCGCCGGCCAGGCCGAGCGAGCGGCGGACGAAGGTGCGGCGGTCGATCGGGCTCATGACGTCTTCTTGGAGGACTTGGACGACGACGGGATCTTCGGGATGTCGGCTGGGGCGACGGTCTCGGCCGCGCCGGGGACCCGGGACAGCGCCTCGAGCGCGGCGCCGAGCGCACCGTCGAGGTCGGCGTGCTCTTGGTGGGAGAGCCCGGGGATGGTCGGCCACGTCGAGTGATGGGCCTTGTAGATCGCGGCCAGCTCGGTGCGCAGCCGCCTCATGCCGGCCGCGGCGTTGGGCGCCGCGTCCTGGTTGCTGATCAGCGGCGTGATCGTCCCGAGCACCACGCCGGTCGCCTGCGTCGCCGCGGCGGTGGCCAGCACGCCCTCGTGGCTCCACCTCACGTCGGCGCCGGAGAGGTAGTCGCGCTGGGCGTCCTCCAGGATCTCGTGGGCGCGCAGGACGTAGTCGGCGGGATCCATCGCGATCCTCGGCAGCCGCGTGTGCAGGCGCGCGACGGCGCGCTCGGTGCGGTCGGCGTAGGACACGAGCCCGGAGAGCCTCTGACCGGTCCACAGCCCGTACTCGAGCCGGTGCAGGCCGACGAAGTCCGGGCTGTTGACGCCGCCCCTCAGCCCGCCGGGCAGGCCGTCGATCGCGGTGTCGGACGCGCCGAAGGCGCCGTAGACGCCACCCAGGCGCAGGTAGCCGCCCCAGGCGTCGCGCCACGCCGCCTGCGCGCGCGACCGGCTCCCGGCGCGCAGCGCGGCGCGCAGGCGCCGGACGTCGGCGCCGACGGCGACGAGCCGGCGGGCCGCGTAGCGCTTGTAGGTCGCGATCGGCCGCTGGAACTTCGCGGGGTCGATCGGGAAGTGGTCGGGCGGTGGCGGCGCGCCGGAGACGCCGGTCCCGTTCTCCTGGATCGCGACCTGCTGCTCGTAGCGCTGGGCGGCGGTCAGGTGCTTCGTCGCCGGCCTGCGCGGGGGCGTGTTCGCCGACGCCCTGTCGCCGCTGTCGCCACCGACGCCGGCGGCGGTCAGGACGAGGAAGACGACGACCGCCGAGACGACCGCGAGGCCGGTCACGATGGCACCGCCACGGACGGCTCGGGAGCTGCGACGACGACGCACCACGCCGAACCTAAGGCGGCCTGACGGCGCCCGATGTCAACGGCGTGTGAACCAACGCGTTCGTTCACCGCATCGCAACAACTGCGCAACGACTCGGCAACTGATCAGGCGACCTGCAGGTCGAGGATGGTCAGGTCGCCTGTCCAGGCGACCTTCCCTTCCTCTATCAGGAGCTTGCCTTGCGTCATCGCAGAAGCGTCTGGGGGCTCGGTGTGGGTGTCACCGCAGCCGCCGCCGCGGCCGCCGCGCTGAACTTCGCATCGGCTGACACGTCGTCTGCACCGCAGACGGTCACGCCGATCAAGCACGTGGTGGTCCTCTTCGACGAGAACGAGTCGTTCGACCACTACTTCGGCACGTACCCGCATGCCGCCAACCCGGCCAGCGAGCCGCAGTTCACCGCGCAGCCCGGTACCCCCTCGCCGAACGGTCTCAACACCACGTTGCTGACCGCCAACCCCAACCAGTTCAACCCGGCGCGCCTGGACCGCACGCAGGCGCTGACCTGCAGCGAGAACCACGCCTACGGGCCCGAGCAGAGGGCCTACGACAAGGGCCTGATGGACCGCTTCGTCCAGGAGACGGGCAGCGGCTCGGCGCCGTGCGCCGCGGACAGGTCCACTGTCATGGACTACTACGACGGCAACACCGTCACCGCGCTGTGGAACTACGCCCAGCACTTCGCGCTGAGCGACAACTCCTGGACCACGCAGTTCGGCCCGTCCACGCCGGGCGCGCTGAACCTGATCTCCGGCCAGACCAACGGCGCGATCACGCCGGGCACCAACCCCGACGGCTCGCAGGACACGCCGATCGTCAACCAGGGCTCGAACGTCGCCAACGGCACGGTCATCGCCGATCCCGACCCGGCGTTCGACGACTGCTCGGGCTCGGGCACCGTCGGCCTGTCCAACAGCAACAGGAACATCGGCGACCTGCTGAGCGCCCGCGGCGTGTCGTGGGGCTGGTTCCAGGGCGGCTTCAAGCCGAGCTCGGTCGACGGCACCGGCAGGGCGACCTGCGCGACCAGGACGCCGAACATCGGCGGGACGCCGGAGACGGACTACTCGCCGCACCACAGCCCGTTCCAGTACTACCGCTCGACGTCGAACCCGCACCACCTGCGGCCGACGTCGGTCGCCGCGATCGGCACCAACGCCGACCAGGCCAACCACAACTACGACCTGTCGGACTTCAACGACGCGGTCGACGCCGGGAACCTGCCGGCCGTGTCGTTCCTGAAGGCGCCGGAGGCGCAGGACGGCCACCCGGGCTACTCGGACCCGCTGGACGAGCAGCGCTTCCTGGTCGACGAGATCAACAAGATCTCGGCGTCGCAGTTCTGGTCGAGCACGGCGATCGTCATCGCCTACGACGACTCGGACGGCTGGTACGACCACCAGATGGGCCCGATCATCCGCCCGTCGGCCGACACCAACGACCACATCACCGCCGACGGCGCCTGCGGCAACGCGCCGTCGCCGCTGCCGGCCGGGTTCCAGAACGACCGCTGCGGCCTGGGCACGCGCATCCCGATGCTCGTGATCTCGCCCTACGCGCGTCGCAACTACATCGACAGCTCGACCACCGAGCAGGCGTCGATCACGCAGTTCATCGAGGACAACTGGAACCTCGGGCGCATCGGCGGCGGCTCGGCCGACGCCACCGCCGGGACGATCGACAACATGTTCGACTTCTCCGGCAACGCGATCCCGTCGCCGGCGATCCAGCTCGACGACACGACGGGTGAGGTCACCAGCGGCGCGACGCTGCCCGCCGGACCGGCCGGCCCGAAGGGCGACCCGGGGACGAACGGCACCGACGGCAGGGACGGCGCGACCGGCCCGGCCGGTCCGGCGGGCGCCACCGGGGCCACGGGCGCGACCGGCGCCACGGGTGCCACCGGCGCGAGGGGCGCCACCGGCCCGCAGGGGCCGGCCGGCAGGGTCGGCAGGATCACCTGCACCGGCAAGATCGCGAGCCACAACAAGGTCGTGGTCTCCTGCAGGGCGGCGTCGGCGGCCTCGACCCGGACCGCGCTGCGCGTCCGCCTCGCGGCGGCGGGAGGCAAGCAGGTCGCGACCTCGGCGACGGTGCTGAAGCCGAAGGCCCGCAACGCCAAGTTCACGCTGAAGACCAAGAAGTCGCTGAAGCGTGGCAAGTACTCGCTGACCGTCACCGTCTCGCCCACGGGCGGGAGGGCGACGGCGCAGAAGGCGACGATCAAGCTGTAGGGCTTGGTCCCTCCGGCGGCTTCGGCCGTCCCGGTAGCAACGCGGCGGCCGCCCTCACCAGGGCGGCCGCTTCGTCGTCCGGGTGGGGGACGGCGCGCAGCTCGGACTCCTCGTGCTCGGGCTCGGGCGGCGCCGGCAGGGTGATCGGGTCGCGGTGGGCCTCGGCGGCGATCGCCTCCGCCGCGGCGGCCAGCGCGTCGAGGAGCGTGTCGATGTTCTGGCGCAGGCGGCCGGCCTGCTCGGCGCGGGTCGCGCGGGCGGCGAGCGCCTCGGCGTGTGCGAGCAGGCGGTCGGCGGTCTCGGAGATGCGGCGGGCGCGGCCGGTGGCGAACGCGTCGACCCGGCGGCGCGCGTCCTGGAGGTAGGCGTCGGCGTCGCGCTGGGCGGCGGCGCGGATCGCGGCGGCGTCGTGCTCGGCGGCGTCGAGGATCGCCCGGACCCGGCCGGACAGCGAGGCGGCGAGGTCGTCGGCCGTCGGGATCGGCGGCGGTGGGCGATCGCCGACCACCGCTCAGCCCGCAAGGGCGAGCACGAGGCGGCCGTCGCCCGCGTGCGTGACGGCGAAGGCGACCGGGGCGGTCGCGCGCAGCGCTGCGCCGAGCGCGACCGGGGAGGCGAGGTGCACGTCGGTCGTCGCGCGGCCGGCGTCGAGCGTCCGGACGTGCACGCCCGCGACGCCGGGCACGCGCATCAGCGCCTGCTCGAACTGCTGGAGGGTCGAGAGGTCCGGGAACGGGCCGGCCTCGACGATGACGGGTCCTGTCAGGACCGTGTCGGCGGGATCGTGGGGCGGGGGCGCGTCGACGCCCAGCTCGGTCAGGACGCGCGACAGCTCGGCGACGAGGTCGTCGGTCGTGGCGACGAGGCGGTCCCGGAACGCGAGCAGCTCGTCGAGCTGCGCGTGCAGGCCGGGCTGCGGCGGCGTGGAGTGCGCGGGCGGGGGCGGCGGCGCGTGCGTCGCGCCTCCGACGGCCGGCGGCCACGGCGTGGGCGGCGGCGTCACCGGGATCGGCGGCGCCCCGTTGAACGCGGGCGGCGGTGGGGGCGGCGTGGCGCTCGCGCCTCCGGACGTCCCGTGCCACGACGCGGTGAACGCGCCCGCGGGCGGCTCCGCCGGCGCGTCCCAGCCGGCCTGCGCGGGCTCGGTATCCGCCTCGCCGCCGCGCCCGACCGTCTCCAGCTCGCGCTCCAGCTCCTTGAGCTTGCGCTCCAGCTCGCTCAGCGTTGCGTTGACGTCGCTCTCCACGGTCCCGCCAGCTTATGCGGGAGTGGAGAGCGACGCCAAGCGCCGCAAGCGGTCGTTCTACTGCTTGCCGAGCAGCTCGATGGCCAGCTCGGCCACCTGCGTCGGGGTCCGGCCGACCCTGACGCCCTTGGCCTCGAGGGCCTCGGCCTTGGCGGCCGCGGTGCCCTTGGAGCCGGAGACGATCGCGCCGGCGTGGCCCATCGTCTTGCCGGGCGGAGCCGTGAAGCCCGCGATGTAGGCGACGACCGGCTTGGTGACGTGCTCGGCGATGTAGTCCGCCGCGCGCTCCTCGGCGTCGCCGCCGATCTCACCGGACAGCACGATCAGCTCGGTCTCGTCGTCCTTCTCGAACAGCTCGATGACGTCGATGAACGACGTGCCCGGGACCGGGTCGCCGCCGATGCCGACAATCGAGGAGTTGCCGAAGCCGGCCTGGGCCAGCGTGTTGCCGATCTGGTAGGTCAGCGTTCCCGAGCGGGAGACGACGCCGACGTTGCCCGGCTTGAAGAACGACGCGGGGATGATCCCGACGTTCGCCTTGCCCGGCGACAGGATGCCCGGGCAGTTCGGCCCGACCAGGCGCGTGCCGGTGCGCTGCAGGTGCGTGTAGACGCGCAGCTCGTCGTGGGCCGGGATGCCCTCGGTGATGCAGATCACCAGCGGGATGCCGGCGTCGGCGGCCTCGAGGATCGAGTCGGCGGCGAAGCGCGGCGGCACGAAGACCATCGCGACGTTGGCGCCGGTCTGCTCGACCGAGTCCTGGAACGTGTTGAAGACCGGGATGCCCTCGACGTCCTGCCCGGCCTTGCCGGGGGTCACGCCGGCGACCACGTTGGTCCCGTAGTTCTTGTTGTTGGTCGCGTGGAACGTGCCCTCGCGGCCGGTGATGCCGGAGACGACCAGCTTGGTGTCGTTGTCGATCAGAACGGCCATCAGGCGTCCTCCCCCTTGGCCAGAGCCACGACCTTCTGGGCGGCCTCGTCCATCGTGGCCGCGGTGTGCACGTTCGGAAGCGCTGCTTCGGCGAGGATCTTGCGACCCTCGACGTCGTTGGTG is a window of Conexibacter woesei Iso977N DNA encoding:
- a CDS encoding SGNH/GDSL hydrolase family protein, with the protein product MIRDIDVLAREWADPHVGADHELARMMRPPVRWERVVVLGDSVAEGVREPSPGYRDLSWVDRLRVAFGLARPGATLFNLGRRDLRAAEIRAAQLAPALALRPGLAIVTAGGNDGLRRRFDPAALEQELRALLTPFREAGADVLTFDLYDMTVNPYMSERFAPVIGPGMEIVTAITRKVSAEVGGIHARLREGPAALDTDRFSSDGIHLNARGHGIVATDLARALGGAAGQAV
- a CDS encoding PLP-dependent aminotransferase family protein, which gives rise to MPDVISFARGAPSLDIVDVEGLKAAATRAFERDPAGTTAYGTAVGYGPLREWIANKHGVDTSQVIVTNGSMQADAFLFETLVKPGDPVVVEKPTYDRTLLNLRGRGADVRMVSLETDGIATDELESLLRDEGVRPTLAHVIPNFQNPAGYTLSQPKREALLRLAGEFGFVIFEDDPYVDIRFSGESLPTMLSQDTTGSVVYASSFSKTVCPGIRVGYLVGPAERIAEIQRLATNTYISPNMVAQSLVHQFCESGDIDKSIATVKSALAGRVKRLTEALARDLPEARFQAPEGGYFMWVELPEGTEIDRVFEECNARGVAIVKGTDFLLEGGENTLRLAYSGVTEDQIDEGVSRLAEAVQAARGAAATA
- a CDS encoding diguanylate cyclase domain-containing protein, which produces MPAAEVVLVEDSVPYARLIELILADAMPGGLETRHFDTVGRAVQDLQSRPADCVLLDLGLPDARGLEALSMVLGAASGVPVIVLSGHDDEELAVDAIRAGAQDYLVKGQERSSARFVRAIRFAIERRRTQERAEDLLRAKEDRWRTLTHLAPVGIVELDEAGRCLFANDWVGELTGRENAALIGDGWRAAMHPDDVDPFGIAWTGALAEDGDGEFAVEVRFVAPDGVVRWAHVTGVLLRDPWDRPAGWLGTLVDVTPAREARETLARVQHDVLAIAALAREAGVAEEPVDVLLHGACDVLRASDVELLEGEPPVVADQGQVVDRPVLRGDVALGVLRVTWDTHQDGRELLVEVLAAEVGAAVERRRLLERLRDLARTDPLTGLANRRLWDERLTVELARAARYDRPLCLAAIDLDRFKPYNDTHGHQAGDALLKAATAGWRGVLRGVDLLARLGGDEFAVLLPDCDLDCAQTIVARLQGVTPGGPEGVGCSAGLVRWEPGESADAVTARADAALYAAKADGRGGITVA
- a CDS encoding Dyp-type peroxidase, coding for MSPIDRRTFVRRSLGLAGAAGAGALGAERLSGPATARADDDVAETAREQGIENGILDTVAFDGPHQGGILTPVQAHATVAALDAVAPDRTTLMYALQALSARARTLAVGGVTPRFEVDDPPVDSGVLGPDIAPGGLTVTIGFGVSLFDDRYGLKDKKPEKLERMPPFAGEDLDASQTHGDVLVQICANQRDTVVHTLREIMRATRGALELRWAVDGFAGARRGPTPRASPRNLFAFRDGTANPDVRDDAAMRRLVWDAQGGSYQVVRLIRMHVEFWDRVGLREQETMIGRTRDTGAPLGGDDEFQDPRYDIDPKGDRIPLDAHIRLANPRTRATEDQRFLRRPYNYHRGFDSAGSLDQGMVFMAYNQDPARQFATVQNRLAGEPMTDYFTHVGGGYFYAPRGTGGKAGWIGQDLFA
- a CDS encoding EfeM/EfeO family lipoprotein, with translation MTGLAVVSAVVVFLVLTAAGVGGDSGDRASANTPPRRPATKHLTAAQRYEQQVAIQENGTGVSGAPPPPDHFPIDPAKFQRPIATYKRYAARRLVAVGADVRRLRAALRAGSRSRAQAAWRDAWGGYLRLGGVYGAFGASDTAIDGLPGGLRGGVNSPDFVGLHRLEYGLWTGQRLSGLVSYADRTERAVARLHTRLPRIAMDPADYVLRAHEILEDAQRDYLSGADVRWSHEGVLATAAATQATGVVLGTITPLISNQDAAPNAAAGMRRLRTELAAIYKAHHSTWPTIPGLSHQEHADLDGALGAALEALSRVPGAAETVAPADIPKIPSSSKSSKKTS
- a CDS encoding phospholipase C, encoding MGVTAAAAAAAALNFASADTSSAPQTVTPIKHVVVLFDENESFDHYFGTYPHAANPASEPQFTAQPGTPSPNGLNTTLLTANPNQFNPARLDRTQALTCSENHAYGPEQRAYDKGLMDRFVQETGSGSAPCAADRSTVMDYYDGNTVTALWNYAQHFALSDNSWTTQFGPSTPGALNLISGQTNGAITPGTNPDGSQDTPIVNQGSNVANGTVIADPDPAFDDCSGSGTVGLSNSNRNIGDLLSARGVSWGWFQGGFKPSSVDGTGRATCATRTPNIGGTPETDYSPHHSPFQYYRSTSNPHHLRPTSVAAIGTNADQANHNYDLSDFNDAVDAGNLPAVSFLKAPEAQDGHPGYSDPLDEQRFLVDEINKISASQFWSSTAIVIAYDDSDGWYDHQMGPIIRPSADTNDHITADGACGNAPSPLPAGFQNDRCGLGTRIPMLVISPYARRNYIDSSTTEQASITQFIEDNWNLGRIGGGSADATAGTIDNMFDFSGNAIPSPAIQLDDTTGEVTSGATLPAGPAGPKGDPGTNGTDGRDGATGPAGPAGATGATGATGATGATGARGATGPQGPAGRVGRITCTGKIASHNKVVVSCRAASAASTRTALRVRLAAAGGKQVATSATVLKPKARNAKFTLKTKKSLKRGKYSLTVTVSPTGGRATAQKATIKL
- the sucD gene encoding succinate--CoA ligase subunit alpha is translated as MAVLIDNDTKLVVSGITGREGTFHATNNKNYGTNVVAGVTPGKAGQDVEGIPVFNTFQDSVEQTGANVAMVFVPPRFAADSILEAADAGIPLVICITEGIPAHDELRVYTHLQRTGTRLVGPNCPGILSPGKANVGIIPASFFKPGNVGVVSRSGTLTYQIGNTLAQAGFGNSSIVGIGGDPVPGTSFIDVIELFEKDDETELIVLSGEIGGDAEERAADYIAEHVTKPVVAYIAGFTAPPGKTMGHAGAIVSGSKGTAAAKAEALEAKGVRVGRTPTQVAELAIELLGKQ